The sequence TCTACTTCCACACCCGAAGCAAGGTTTAGTTTCATAAGTTCATCTATTGTCTGCTGCGCAGGCTCAAGTATGTCTACAAGTCTTTTATGCGTTCTTATTTCGAAATGCTCTCTTGAATTCTTGTTCACGTGAGGACCGCGCAGCACGCAGTACCTGTTTATACTGGTAGGA is a genomic window of Candidatus Dadabacteria bacterium containing:
- the rpsJ gene encoding 30S ribosomal protein S10 is translated as MSKASKIRIKLKSFDYRLLDNSTEEIVDTAKRTGARIAGPVPLPTSINRYCVLRGPHVNKNSREHFEIRTHKRLVDILEPAQQTIDELMKLNLASGVEVEIKLTGS